A single Actinomadura algeriensis DNA region contains:
- a CDS encoding response regulator, producing MPEAELRVIVADDHPAMRAGVVALLAAEPAIAVVGEASDGREAVELVARHRPDVALLDLRMPDLDGVAATTRIVAEQSGTRVLILTTYDTDDDIERAVEAGAVGYLLKDTTREQLIDAVRSAARGETVLAPRVAQRLVARMRRPAPVALTAREADVLSAVADGLSNAEIGRRLVIAEATVKTHLLRIFAKLDVGDRTHAVVTALERGLITRS from the coding sequence ATGCCCGAAGCCGAACTGCGGGTCATCGTGGCCGACGACCATCCGGCGATGCGCGCCGGGGTCGTCGCGCTGCTGGCCGCCGAACCCGCCATCGCCGTCGTCGGGGAGGCGTCCGACGGCCGCGAGGCGGTCGAGCTCGTGGCGCGGCACCGCCCCGACGTGGCGCTCCTCGACCTGCGGATGCCCGACCTGGACGGCGTCGCCGCCACCACCCGGATCGTGGCGGAGCAGTCCGGCACCCGGGTGCTGATCCTCACCACCTACGACACCGACGACGACATCGAGCGGGCGGTGGAGGCCGGGGCCGTCGGCTACCTCCTCAAGGACACGACCCGCGAACAGCTCATCGACGCCGTCCGGTCCGCGGCGCGCGGCGAGACCGTGCTGGCGCCGCGGGTCGCGCAGCGGCTCGTCGCGCGGATGCGGCGGCCCGCGCCCGTCGCGCTGACCGCCCGCGAGGCCGATGTCCTGAGCGCGGTCGCCGACGGCCTGTCCAACGCCGAGATCGGCCGGCGGCTGGTCATCGCGGAGGCCACCGTGAAGACCCACCTGCTGCGCATCTTCGCCAAGCTCGACGTCGGCGACCGCACCCACGCGGTCGTCACCGCGCTGGAACGCGGCCTCATCACCCGGTCCTGA
- a CDS encoding ABC transporter ATP-binding protein, giving the protein MTGEAVKDEAVKDGALLTVEDLRVSFPGKGLRAPRTEVLKGVSLRVGPGETLGMVGGSGSGKTTIGRAILGLVPVASGAITFAGERIERASARQRRRLSKDVQVVFQDPYTSLNPSLAIGDTLSEPLLAQGVGRREARRRVGDLLERVHLPSDAAARLPREFSGGQRQRVAIARALAIGPKLIVCDEPVSALDLTTQRTVLDLLLEIQERTGVSYLFVSHDLAVIRFVSHRVAVLHKGEIVETGDAARVTGDPRHPYTRSLLLSAPVANVAEQRARREAFERERAAS; this is encoded by the coding sequence GTGACCGGCGAAGCCGTGAAGGACGAAGCCGTGAAGGACGGGGCACTGCTCACCGTCGAGGACCTGCGCGTCTCCTTCCCCGGCAAGGGCTTGCGGGCGCCGCGCACCGAGGTGCTGAAGGGCGTGTCGCTGCGGGTCGGGCCGGGCGAGACGCTCGGGATGGTCGGCGGCTCGGGCTCCGGCAAGACGACGATCGGACGCGCGATCCTGGGGCTCGTCCCCGTCGCGTCGGGCGCGATCACGTTCGCCGGCGAACGCATCGAGCGGGCCTCCGCCAGGCAGCGGCGGCGGCTCAGCAAGGACGTCCAGGTCGTGTTCCAGGACCCGTACACCTCGCTGAACCCGTCCCTGGCCATCGGCGACACCCTCTCCGAGCCCCTCCTGGCGCAGGGCGTCGGGCGCCGCGAGGCGCGCCGCCGCGTCGGCGACCTGCTGGAACGCGTGCACCTGCCGTCCGACGCCGCCGCCCGCCTCCCCCGCGAGTTCTCCGGCGGCCAGCGGCAGCGCGTCGCGATCGCCCGCGCCCTCGCGATCGGCCCGAAGCTGATCGTGTGCGACGAGCCCGTCTCCGCGCTCGACCTCACGACGCAACGGACCGTCCTCGACCTCCTCCTCGAGATCCAGGAGCGGACGGGCGTGTCGTACCTGTTCGTCTCGCACGACCTCGCGGTCATCCGTTTCGTCAGCCACCGCGTCGCGGTGCTGCACAAGGGCGAGATCGTCGAGACGGGCGACGCGGCGCGGGTCACCGGCGACCCGCGGCACCCGTACACGCGGAGCCTGCTGCTGTCGGCGCCCGTCGCGAACGTCGCCGAGCAGCGCGCGCGGCGCGAGGCGTTCGAGCGGGAACGCGCCGCGTCCTGA
- a CDS encoding sensor histidine kinase: protein MAPPDDRFRILRWNTVLWLLFGTAPYTVAGLHDQDALRHWATWTPIALGAAHLAALRFPRHRTAFLAVLVAGLGAVAYLRSGGASLFVVSLPTFWLFTPTVARAVAVSGAGAAATLAGGAVRTGDPLAGNQVVTAAAFAAGAVLGAFVHLLLRRAAERSRRLAEELAAARLELADAHRREGAAQERDRFAREIHDTLAQGLASIVVLAEAARADLTGNPATSARLTSIERTARENLAEARVLVGAARRDASGSVARTLRRTLDRFAEDTGLAVDAELADVDCDQATRIALLRCTQESLANVRKHAAASVVSVVLAGGADAVELEVTDDGRGFDVAAARGFGLAGMRRRLAELGGEVTVTSSPGDGTRVLAVLPAGSPAAVPSAAVPSAEE, encoded by the coding sequence ATGGCGCCCCCCGACGACCGGTTCCGGATCCTGCGATGGAACACGGTCCTGTGGCTGCTGTTCGGTACGGCGCCCTACACGGTCGCCGGGCTGCACGACCAGGACGCCCTGCGGCACTGGGCGACCTGGACGCCGATCGCGCTCGGCGCCGCCCACCTAGCCGCCCTGCGGTTCCCGCGCCACCGGACGGCGTTCCTGGCCGTCCTGGTCGCCGGGCTCGGCGCCGTCGCCTACCTGCGGAGCGGCGGCGCCTCCCTGTTCGTCGTGTCGCTGCCGACGTTCTGGCTGTTCACCCCGACGGTCGCGCGGGCCGTCGCGGTCAGCGGCGCGGGGGCCGCCGCGACCCTCGCGGGCGGCGCCGTCCGGACGGGCGACCCGCTCGCCGGGAACCAGGTCGTCACCGCGGCCGCCTTCGCCGCCGGGGCGGTGCTCGGCGCGTTCGTGCACCTGCTGCTCAGGCGGGCCGCGGAACGTTCCAGGCGGCTCGCGGAGGAACTGGCGGCGGCCCGGCTGGAACTCGCCGACGCGCACCGCCGGGAGGGCGCGGCGCAGGAGCGCGACCGGTTCGCCAGGGAGATCCACGACACGCTCGCGCAGGGCCTGGCGTCCATCGTCGTCCTGGCGGAGGCGGCGCGGGCGGACCTCACCGGGAACCCGGCGACCTCCGCCCGGCTCACGTCGATCGAGCGGACCGCGCGCGAGAACCTCGCCGAGGCGCGCGTCCTGGTCGGCGCCGCTCGGCGGGACGCCTCCGGCTCGGTCGCCCGGACGCTGCGCCGCACCCTCGACCGGTTCGCCGAGGACACCGGCCTCGCCGTGGACGCCGAACTCGCCGACGTCGACTGCGACCAGGCGACCCGGATCGCGCTGCTGCGCTGCACCCAGGAGTCGCTGGCGAACGTCCGAAAGCACGCCGCCGCGTCCGTGGTGAGCGTCGTCCTCGCCGGAGGAGCGGACGCCGTCGAGCTGGAGGTCACCGACGACGGCCGCGGGTTCGACGTCGCCGCCGCCCGCGGGTTCGGCCTCGCCGGGATGCGCCGGCGCCTCGCCGAGCTGGGCGGCGAGGTCACCGTGACCAGTTCGCCCGGCGACGGCACCCGCGTCCTCGCCGTCCTGCCCGCCGGCTCACCCGCCGCCGTCCCGTCCGCCGCCGTCCCGTCCGCCGAGGAGTGA
- a CDS encoding dipeptide/oligopeptide/nickel ABC transporter permease/ATP-binding protein has translation MSETLPAGTAAPEARPRDGALRRLLRNPLGVIPAAVLAAIVVAVLLAPVLSPQDPNTADLADSFGGAAAGHPLGFDSAGRDLLSRLLHGGRFTLGGAVIALLVALALGVPSGLLAGYRGGRFDAAANWTVDLVMALPAMVVLLASRAILGNTVWVLMIVLGVLVAPSFFRLVRGIVAGVRGELYVDAAKVSGLTDLRIVARHVLIVVRAPIIIQVALVAGLAIGLQAGLEFLGIGSGDTPTWGAMLNEAFQNMEQAPTMIVWPGLALGLTSASLVLLAGALRDALEDRGDRPARRPRKAPAAAQAAPAPVAADAPGRADLLSVRGLAVSYGTKEVVHGIDLDVRAGEIVGLVGESGSGKSQTAFSILGILPEGGRVSGGSVTVRGREVVGLAEREHRALRGDVVAYVPQEPMSNLDPSFTIGAQLVEPMRYKLGISKAEAKRRALDLLRLVEIPDPERTYGSYPHEISGGMAQRVLIAGAMSCDPKLLIADEPTTALDVMVQAEVLGLLRRLQSERDLGVLLVTHNLGVVADLCDRVNVMHDGRIVESGPVERVLGEPAEPYTRRLLGAVLDDVPARAPRRPSEKEPT, from the coding sequence GTGAGCGAAACGCTTCCCGCCGGGACGGCGGCGCCGGAGGCGCGGCCCCGCGACGGCGCGCTGCGCCGGCTGCTGCGCAACCCGCTCGGCGTGATCCCGGCCGCGGTCCTCGCGGCGATCGTCGTCGCGGTGCTGCTCGCGCCCGTCCTCAGCCCGCAGGACCCGAACACCGCCGACCTCGCCGACTCGTTCGGCGGCGCCGCCGCCGGGCACCCCCTCGGCTTCGACTCCGCCGGGCGCGACCTGCTGTCCCGGCTGCTGCACGGCGGCCGGTTCACCCTCGGCGGCGCGGTCATCGCACTGCTCGTCGCGCTCGCGCTCGGCGTCCCGTCCGGGCTGCTCGCCGGGTACCGGGGCGGACGGTTCGACGCGGCGGCCAACTGGACCGTCGACCTCGTCATGGCGCTGCCCGCGATGGTCGTGCTGCTGGCCTCCCGCGCGATCCTCGGCAACACCGTGTGGGTGCTGATGATCGTCCTCGGCGTGCTGGTCGCGCCGAGCTTCTTCCGGCTGGTGCGCGGCATCGTCGCGGGCGTGCGCGGCGAGCTGTACGTGGACGCCGCGAAGGTGTCGGGCCTCACCGACCTGCGGATCGTCGCGCGGCACGTGCTCATCGTCGTCCGCGCGCCGATCATCATCCAGGTCGCGCTCGTCGCCGGGCTCGCGATCGGGCTGCAGGCCGGGCTGGAGTTCCTCGGCATCGGCAGCGGCGACACCCCGACCTGGGGCGCGATGCTGAACGAGGCGTTCCAGAACATGGAGCAGGCCCCCACCATGATCGTGTGGCCGGGGCTCGCGCTCGGGCTGACCAGCGCCTCCCTGGTGCTGCTCGCGGGCGCGCTGCGCGACGCGCTGGAGGACCGCGGCGACCGTCCGGCCCGGCGCCCGCGCAAGGCTCCGGCGGCCGCGCAGGCCGCGCCCGCCCCGGTGGCCGCGGACGCGCCCGGACGCGCCGATCTGCTGTCCGTCCGGGGGCTCGCCGTCTCCTACGGGACGAAGGAGGTCGTGCACGGCATCGACCTGGACGTCCGCGCGGGCGAGATCGTCGGGCTCGTCGGCGAGTCCGGGTCGGGCAAGTCGCAGACCGCGTTCTCGATCCTCGGGATCCTGCCCGAGGGCGGGCGCGTCAGCGGCGGCAGCGTCACCGTGCGGGGACGCGAGGTCGTCGGGCTCGCCGAACGGGAGCACCGGGCGCTGCGCGGCGACGTCGTCGCGTACGTCCCGCAGGAGCCGATGAGCAACCTCGACCCGTCCTTCACGATCGGCGCCCAGCTCGTCGAGCCGATGCGGTACAAGCTGGGGATCTCCAAGGCGGAGGCGAAGCGCCGCGCGCTCGACCTGCTGCGGCTGGTCGAGATCCCCGACCCCGAGCGGACGTACGGGTCGTACCCGCACGAGATCTCGGGCGGGATGGCGCAGCGCGTCCTGATCGCGGGCGCGATGTCGTGCGACCCGAAGCTGCTCATCGCGGACGAACCGACCACCGCCCTCGACGTGATGGTGCAGGCCGAGGTCCTCGGTCTCCTCCGCCGCCTGCAGTCGGAACGCGACCTCGGCGTCCTGCTCGTCACCCACAACCTCGGCGTCGTCGCCGACCTGTGCGACCGCGTCAACGTGATGCACGACGGACGCATCGTCGAGTCGGGCCCCGTCGAGCGGGTCCTCGGCGAGCCCGCCGAACCGTACACGCGCCGCCTGCTCGGAGCCGTCCTGGACGACGTCCCGGCCCGCGCACCGCGGCGCCCCTCGGAGAAGGAGCCGACGTGA